The Lachnospiraceae bacterium genome has a window encoding:
- a CDS encoding YlmC/YmxH family sporulation protein, whose protein sequence is MRFSELSCKDVINVRDGSRLGHIQDLEINACSGEICAVMVPEPGKLFGFFGTQSEYWIEWKQICKIGEDIILVDVDPSRCLRECHD, encoded by the coding sequence ATACGATTTTCAGAACTATCCTGCAAGGATGTAATCAATGTGCGGGATGGTAGCCGTCTTGGTCATATTCAGGATTTGGAGATCAATGCCTGCAGCGGAGAAATCTGTGCTGTGATGGTGCCGGAGCCCGGAAAGCTTTTTGGCTTTTTCGGAACGCAAAGCGAGTACTGGATTGAATGGAAACAAATTTGCAAGATCGGAGAGGATATCATTTTGGTCGATGTTGACCCGTCCAGATGCCTGCGGGAATGTCATGATTAA
- a CDS encoding efflux RND transporter periplasmic adaptor subunit, with product MKKKVWLMIGGAALGALIIAISFFWMRGSGEAASQDAVFVTQISELMGLNQAQQGLQNRYAGVVEPQKTLEIRLEDGRTVAELFVKEGDEVKEGDALFRYDTEELSMSLEQQKLELERLDNSLESQRQKIAELEREKANAPSDQQLQYTMQIQESNANLKQSEYERKVKSMEIEKTQKSIEQAIVTTTMAGVVRSIEENGTTDEYGNPKSFMTILATGEYRVKGLINEQNIYMIQEGQAVTVRSRVREDLVWSGSITEIDTENASQGNQNNYYGGMGGDTSLQSSKYPFYIVLDSYEGLMLGQHVYIEVGESVPVHTEGIWIYEGYLMQEEDGSYTVWTEDGGKIQKQAVTLGQYDESMGQYEILEGLTQESYIAWPDDTVKEGAPVAIS from the coding sequence ATGAAAAAAAAGGTATGGCTTATGATAGGAGGCGCTGCTCTGGGGGCCCTGATTATTGCAATCAGCTTTTTCTGGATGCGCGGCTCCGGAGAGGCTGCATCGCAGGATGCAGTATTTGTCACACAGATATCAGAACTAATGGGGCTTAACCAAGCGCAGCAGGGTCTTCAGAATCGGTATGCCGGCGTGGTTGAACCGCAGAAAACATTGGAGATTCGTCTAGAGGACGGCAGAACAGTGGCAGAGCTTTTTGTCAAGGAAGGCGATGAGGTCAAAGAAGGCGATGCTCTTTTTCGCTATGATACAGAGGAACTCAGTATGTCGCTGGAGCAGCAAAAGCTAGAGCTGGAAAGGCTGGACAACAGCTTGGAGAGCCAGCGTCAAAAAATTGCAGAGCTGGAACGGGAAAAGGCAAACGCTCCCAGTGATCAGCAGCTGCAATATACGATGCAGATCCAGGAGAGCAATGCCAATCTGAAGCAATCAGAATATGAACGCAAAGTCAAATCCATGGAGATTGAAAAAACACAAAAGAGCATTGAGCAGGCCATTGTTACGACAACGATGGCAGGTGTTGTGCGTTCTATCGAAGAAAATGGCACAACAGATGAGTATGGAAATCCGAAAAGCTTCATGACCATTCTGGCGACGGGGGAATATCGCGTAAAAGGCCTGATTAATGAACAAAATATCTATATGATTCAAGAAGGGCAGGCCGTCACGGTTCGTTCCAGAGTGAGAGAGGATTTGGTATGGAGCGGATCCATTACAGAAATTGATACAGAAAATGCAAGTCAGGGAAATCAGAATAATTACTATGGCGGTATGGGCGGGGATACCTCTTTGCAGTCGTCTAAATATCCCTTTTATATTGTGCTGGATTCCTATGAAGGCTTGATGCTGGGGCAGCATGTTTATATTGAAGTAGGAGAATCAGTGCCGGTTCATACGGAAGGCATTTGGATTTATGAGGGCTACCTTATGCAGGAAGAAGACGGCAGCTATACGGTATGGACAGAAGACGGAGGCAAGATTCAAAAGCAGGCGGTTACGCTGGGACAATATGATGAAAGCATGGGCCAGTATGAAATCCTTGAGGGTCTGACACAGGAGAGCTATATCGCATGGCCGGATGATACGGTCAAGGAAGGTGCGCCAGTAGCGATAAGCTGA
- a CDS encoding ABC transporter ATP-binding protein, with product MVKLEGITKTYQQGKLPVPVLQAIDLEVGEGEYVAIMGPSGSGKTTLMNLIGCLDLPTTGRYELDGRDIQSRKEKELAEIRNQLIGFVFQQFNLLPKETALSNVQLPLVYAGVPRKEREPMAKEALERVGLGERLNFRPNQLSGGQQQRVAIARALVNHPKVLLADEPTGALDTKAGIQVMKLFEELNREGVTIIMITHEPEIAECAKRIIVLRDGKIMEERTGRGYVQEEDYE from the coding sequence ATGGTAAAGTTGGAAGGAATTACCAAAACATATCAGCAGGGAAAATTGCCGGTTCCGGTGCTTCAAGCGATCGATTTGGAGGTGGGCGAAGGAGAATATGTCGCCATCATGGGACCTTCCGGATCAGGAAAAACAACCTTGATGAATTTGATCGGATGTCTGGACCTGCCTACGACAGGCCGGTATGAGCTGGACGGGCGGGATATACAGAGCCGAAAAGAAAAGGAGCTGGCTGAAATTCGTAATCAATTGATTGGATTCGTTTTTCAGCAGTTTAATCTTCTGCCGAAAGAGACAGCATTATCCAATGTGCAGCTGCCGCTGGTTTATGCCGGCGTCCCCAGAAAGGAAAGAGAGCCGATGGCTAAGGAGGCGCTGGAGCGCGTAGGTCTTGGCGAGCGTCTTAACTTCAGGCCTAATCAGCTTTCCGGAGGACAGCAGCAGAGAGTAGCGATTGCCAGAGCTTTGGTGAATCATCCTAAGGTTCTCTTAGCGGATGAGCCTACCGGTGCACTGGATACAAAAGCCGGTATTCAGGTTATGAAGCTTTTTGAAGAACTAAATAGAGAAGGCGTTACAATTATTATGATTACACATGAGCCGGAAATTGCAGAATGTGCGAAGCGCATTATTGTACTGCGCGATGGAAAGATCATGGAAGAACGAACAGGCCGGGGCTATGTACAGGAGGAAGACTATGAGTAG